A genomic window from Ischnura elegans chromosome 10, ioIscEleg1.1, whole genome shotgun sequence includes:
- the LOC124167011 gene encoding mucin-5AC-like, whose product MANLKVLLAVTALVTACQALKPPGYVEKPPVHDESPPNYAFDYEVRDHDGGAQGHTEVRKGIFAVGGYYSRLPGDSGAQRVAYYADDWGFHPVLVAYGGRGYSTRLAFGDKAVATANAAATGEFSGASAIKSIGVHVPQSVNPLPDLTQTGAAALAAENPQKPDADQLLASVGAPPAPPQPPKPVLIQKPAQPIGVIPVVTPRPPVYSSASSSVVLPAAASFVRPVPTYSPQVVVSTPRPTVLAAVTPTVTSHISPVIVHHGSPTIHTGPAVVTSHVAPVVTTVSPPPAPVKSTNVVVSTVPKLIAPLLPVHTAPPTATSYVSSTVSSHAAAPAVATAHVVPAGTTYLPAAVPSYSAVSNVAVGGAYNGASSFHVNVPQVVAIRNPTPTPFYVSSTPAPIPVVQEGFHEIKTNNEAVYYEVSTPAVSYVSSTPATPVKASVEFETSTVAPKFFTQEKGHIKESAAAAAAAAASALAAASATGSGSGFNYQESTLQSGEEAYYSQSSHSEGGGASYSSSSFSSSSGENEAAQNIDINTQQEYSQEGGYNYEEVNVANKENEANLQQEINQEGGYNYNEVQQVSKESGATAQQEISQNGGYIYERPSVGLTYTPQVGTTNVKVESGGAVEQGYQYPVNFQQMALFYNPGFQVQYQETPQYVYTGGLSSSSVSSSSSSQSSSSSSSGVNIGDSGGTSSLVLNSKPQGATSFQSHVDESYYSQDNPSISQTETPGNGYQGINVQVSGGGYEEQQIVTTERPQFAVEEGYEYQNFGRPIVVAETPTSVSKQRPIIESSTLPPPTASPTLAPDYAFPTSTPSSPPAVEVTTPTPVTDSAPISPYYSTFPAKQPCRSCQYSNNGPTTPSTLTAVEVTTPAPTLSPDDINAIFTSEPPRSECSGSGCQSNGNQEGTTPSPPNEEITTSEPVTSSEPITPFYSTFPANSICRSCQYTRTEPITLLTAPATDSTSPTLDEELQQVFFPTAAANIDSEDKTVETTQSIDVTPKPFSADESYSTETTRPPTVSVEVVHNEENHETTSSAFQEYTQSAGTTVQGLSSGKGSYSFSHGPFGSDQFLSHLVKTARPSFSSDQQREVYPSGVGNQIYTQTSGEGNQYYSSNQEANKEQQSFSSGSAQQSYNTGSVQQSYQEATEEKTGGEEYYNGGQVYTVTSTPAPPARGQQQHSFAVNPSPPSVLYVDRPVAVPVPYAVPQYVPYAVKGSSSYKGKGSHRTSSSSSSSDSYESSTPSVISVTQITKIRTSGRKTADRGYVKQIVQEESSSEEEDEEGEEVVIKGGSVKVRPGSFRQQGYFRPAQRPSAFRASSVSDGSSAVEGGLKYGDRIRIDRPRKLCIEYDGFKAPLIPSQTDYSHSINLR is encoded by the exons ATGGCCAACCTCAAG GTACTTTTGGCGGTCACCGCATTAGTGACTGCATGCCAAGCACTGAAGCCACCCGGGTACGTCGAAAAGCCGCCGGTTCACGATGAG AGTCCGCCGAACTACGCCTTCGACTACGAAGTGAGGGACCACGACGGTGGCGCCCAGGGCCACACCGAAGTCCGCAAGGGAATATTCGCCGTTGGAGGGTACTACTCCCGCCTGCCCGGGGACAGCGGCGCGCAGAGGGTCGCCTACTACGCCGATGACTGGGGTTTCCACCCCGTCCTGGTCGCCTACGGCGGCCGGGGCTACTCCACCAGACTCGCCTTCGGAGATAAGGCGGTCGCAACGGCCAACGCTGCCGCAACAGGCGAGTTCAGTGGAGCCTCCGCAATCAAAAGCATCGGGGTCCACGTGCCGCAATCGGTCAATCCGCTGCCTGATCTGACCCAGACGGGTGCGGCCGCACTTGCTGCCGAAAACCCCCAAAAGCCGGACGCTGACCAGCTCCTGGCTTCCGTGGGGGCACCACCAGCTCCACCTCAGCCCCCTAAGCCAGTACTAATACAAAAGCCGGCCCAGCCCATCGGAGTAATACCGGTGGTCACGCCCAGGCCTCCTGTCTATTCCAGCGCATCTTCATCTGTTGTCCTTCCTGCAGCGGCGTCTTTCGTGAGGCCCGTTCCCACTTACAGTCCCCAAGTAGTGGTCTCCACTCCCAGGCCTACAGTATTAGCTGCGGTGACCCCTACAGTCACCTCTCACATATCTCCAGTCATAGTGCACCATGGTTCCCCAACAATTCACACGGGTCCTGCTGTAGTCACTTCCCACGTTGCACCCGTGGTAACCACGGTATCTCCCCCTCCCGCTCCGGTCAAATCCACCAACGTAGTCGTTTCAACGGTTCCCAAGCTCATTGCACCTCTCCTACCAGTTCATACTGCACCGCCGACAGCGACAAGCTACGTTTCATCAACAGTATCCTCCCATGCGGCCGCTCCAGCAGTAGCAACAGCACACGTTGTGCCGGCAGGAACTACGTACTTACCAGCAGCAGTACCATCTTACTCGGCAGTGAGCAACGTGGCCGTTGGAGGGGCATACAACGGTGCTTCATCGTTCCACGTAAACGTTCCACAAGTTGTAGCCATCAGAAACCCGACTCCTACACCGTTTTACGTCTCCAGTACCCCCGCTCCAATTCCAGTGGTCCAGGAAGGTTTCCACGAAATCAAAACTAACAACGAGGCCGTGTACTATGAAGTTTCCACGCCGGCTGTTTCATATGTATCGAGCACCCCAGCAACGCCAGTCAAAGCAAGTGTTGAATTCGAAACATCTACGGTCGCCCCTAAGTTTTTCACCCAAGAGAAAGGCCATATCAAGGAGTCTGCTGCCGCTGCAGCAGCCGCGGCGGCCTCTGCACTGGCTGCAGCCTCTGCTACAGGCTCAGGAAGTGGATTCAACTACCAAGAATCGACTCTTCAGTCGGGAGAGGAGGCCTATTACAGTCAATCTAGTCACAGCGAGGGAGGTGGAGCTAGCTATTCTTCgagttccttttcctcttctaGTGGAGAAAACGAGGCAGCCCAGAATATCGATATAAACACACAACAGGAATACAGCCAAGAAGGTGGATATAACTACGAGGAAGTAAACGTagcaaataaagaaaatgaagcaAACTTACAGCAAGAAATAAATCAGGAGGGTGGTTACAATTACAACGAGGTGCAACAGGTATCAAAGGAAAGCGGAGCCACCGCCCAACAAGAGATTAGTCAGAACGGAGGTTACATTTACGAAAGACCGTCCGTCGGCTTAACATACACACCTCAAGTGGGGACCACAAACGTAAAGGTTGAGTCCGGAGGTGCCGTAGAACAAGGCTATCAATATCCAGTCAACTTTCAGCAAATGGCTTTGTTTTATAACCCAGGATTCCAAGTACAGTATCAAGAAACACCACAGTACGTTTACACCGGGGGATTATCTTCATCATCAGTTTCCTCGTCATCTTCATCCCAGTCTTCCTCATCATCTTCATCCGGCGTTAACATTGGTGATTCCGGTGGTACATCATCCCTGGTGCTAAATTCTAAACCGCAAGGCGCAACTTCTTTCCAATCACATGTTGATGAAAGTTATTACAGTCAGGATAACCCGTCAATATCACAAACTGAGACTCCAGGAAACGGATATCAGGGAATTAATGTACAGGTGTCGGGAGGAGGTTACGAAGAACAACAGATTGTTACCACTGAGAGACCTCAATTTGCTGTGGAGGAAGGATATGAGTATCAAAATTTTGGAAGGCCGATAGTAGTGGCAGAAACTCCAACATCTGTAAGCAAACAACGGCCAATAATCGAATCTTCAACTTTGCCCCCTCCTACTGCTAGTCCCACCTTAGCCCCAGATTATGCTTTCCCCACCTCCACTCCTTCCAGTCCACCAGCTGTAGAAGTTACAACACCAACGCCAGTTACTGACTCAGCTCCGATTTCACCGTATTATTCCACTTTTCCGGCCAAGCAACCCTGCAGATCTTGTCAATATAGCAACAATGGGCCCACGACACCTTCAACCCTGACAGCAGTAGAAGTTACAACACCAGCTCCAACCCTGTCACCGGATGATATCAATGCAATTTTCACATCCGAACCCCCTAGATCAGAGTGCAGTGGATCAGGGTGTCAATCGAACGGTAATCAGGAGGGCACAACTCCTAGTCCACCTAATGAAGAAATAACTACATCAGAGCCAGTCACTTCTTCAGAGCCAATAACTCCCTTCTACTCCACATTCCCCGCAAATTCAATATGCAGATCCTGCCAATACACAAGAACTGAGCCCATAACACTTCTAACAGCCCCTGCGACTGATTCGACATCGCCTACTTTGGACGAAGAGCTTCAGCAAGTATTCTTTCCAACCGCCGCAGCCAACATTGATTCAGAAGACAAGACTGTAGAAACAACTCAGTCCATAGACGTGACTCCGAAACCCTTCTCCGCAGATGAATCTTACTCCACAGAAACAACCAGGCCACCAACAGTTAGCGTTGAGGTAGTCCACAATGAGGAAAACCACGAAACTACATCATCAGCTTTCCAAGAATACACCCAATCAGCGGGGACTACAGTACAGGGATTATCAAGCGGCAAGGGATCGTACTCCTTTTCCCACGGACCATTTGGAAGCGACCAATTCCTATCGCACCTCGTCAAAACAGCTAGGCCATCGTTTTCCAGCGACCAACAACGAGAAGTATACCCAAGTGGCGTAGGAAACCAGATTTACACGCAGACGAGCGGGGAAGGAAATCAATACTATTCAAGCAATCAGGAGGCGAACAAGGAGCAACAGAGCTTTAGCAGCGGATCGGCTCAGCAAAGCTATAACACTGGATCCGTTCAGCAGAGTTACCAAGAAGCCACGGAAGAGAAGACCGGAGGTGAGGAATATTACAATGGTGGACAAGTGTACACGGTGACTTCAACTCCCGCACCACCCGCACGTGGTCAACAACAGCACTCATTCGCCGTTAACCCATCCCCACCATCCGTGCTTTATGTGGACCGGCCGGTGGCAGTACCAGTGCCTTACGCCGTACCGCAATACGTTCCGTACGCCGTCAAGGGATCCTCATCTTACAAGGGCAAGGGTAGTCACCGTACCTCTTCCTCGTCATCCTCGTCAGACTCCTACGAATCCTCGACGCCTTCCGTTATCAGCGTCACGCAGATCACAAAGATAAGAACGTCTGGGAGAAAGACGGCGGACAGAGGGTACGTGAAGCAGATAGTTCAAGAAGAGTCTTCATCGGAAGAAGAGGATGAGGAAGGAGAAGAGGTTGTGATCAAGGGTGGTTCGGTGAAGGTTAGGCCGGGGAGCTTCAGGCAGCAGGGATATTTCAGGCCCGCGCAGCGCCCTTCAGCCTTCAGGGCAAGTTCTGTGAGTGATGGAAGTAGCGCGGTAGAAGGTGGGCTGAAGTACGGAGACAGGATAAGGATAGACAGGCCGCGAAAGCTCTGCATCGAGTACGATGGATTCAAGGCTCCTTTAATCCCATCTCAGACAGACTATTCTCATTCTATCAACCTACGATAG